In Sphingobacterium zeae, one genomic interval encodes:
- a CDS encoding DUF4199 domain-containing protein, which yields MADLINPSNVGFDAVIDKKKSIIYGVILGIISFILGLIVLFVVKDLNSFWGVMSMSFIVNTAVFVIIAALFAFALRKANGGYWNFSIALKSIFMMLAISTIISTIGTQLYVNFVNPTLQEKVVTHTINVTIEYMEKNNVPDEVIDSKIAELEKQVDSIGKITLGQIFKGLAITLMFQFVFALLLSALTKREKLAIRQDAI from the coding sequence ATGGCAGATTTAATCAACCCAAGTAATGTAGGATTTGATGCGGTAATCGACAAAAAGAAAAGTATTATCTATGGTGTCATATTGGGAATAATTTCTTTTATCCTAGGATTAATTGTCCTGTTTGTTGTCAAAGACTTAAATTCCTTCTGGGGGGTAATGTCGATGTCATTTATCGTTAATACAGCGGTTTTTGTTATCATCGCTGCCTTGTTCGCTTTCGCTCTTCGGAAAGCAAATGGTGGCTACTGGAACTTTTCAATAGCATTGAAATCGATCTTTATGATGCTTGCTATTTCTACTATTATTTCCACCATCGGTACACAGCTCTATGTTAACTTCGTTAATCCAACGTTACAAGAAAAGGTCGTGACTCATACCATTAACGTAACCATTGAGTATATGGAAAAGAATAATGTTCCCGACGAAGTTATAGATTCAAAAATAGCGGAGCTTGAAAAACAAGTTGATTCTATCGGCAAAATTACCTTAGGACAAATATTTAAGGGGTTGGCGATCACCTTGATGTTTCAATTTGTTTTTGCATTGTTACTATCAGCTTTGACAAAGCGAGAAAAATTAGCGATTAGACAGGACGCCATTTAG
- a CDS encoding glycosyltransferase family 2 protein encodes MDISVVVPLFNEEESLPELTAWIDRVMAANHFSYEIILVDDGSKDHSWKVIEELKLNNTNISAIKFRRNYGKSAALNVGFAAAQGDVVITMDADLQDSPDEIPELYDRIINKGADLVSGWKQKRYDPLTKTLPTKLFNGVTRSMSGIHNLHDFNCGLKAYKKEVVKNIEVYGEMHRYIPVIAKWAGFTNIQEQIVQHYPRKYGTTKFGPGRFVKGFLDLLSIFFVGKFSKRPMHFFGVMGVISFLAGLFISIYLICHKLISIASGTPFRDITDQPLFFFALTAIILGTQLFLTGFLAELVSRSSSDRNDYQIEKVI; translated from the coding sequence ATGGATATTTCTGTTGTTGTTCCTTTGTTTAATGAAGAAGAATCCTTACCCGAATTGACAGCTTGGATCGACCGTGTTATGGCGGCCAATCATTTTTCATACGAAATTATTTTAGTTGACGATGGAAGTAAAGATCATTCCTGGAAGGTTATCGAAGAGTTAAAGTTAAACAACACGAATATTTCTGCTATCAAATTCCGACGTAACTATGGAAAATCTGCAGCATTAAATGTGGGTTTTGCTGCTGCACAAGGTGATGTCGTTATTACAATGGATGCTGATCTCCAGGATAGTCCCGATGAGATTCCTGAATTGTACGACCGAATCATAAATAAGGGGGCTGATCTAGTATCGGGATGGAAACAAAAACGATATGATCCACTAACCAAAACACTACCTACCAAATTGTTTAATGGCGTGACAAGGTCAATGTCTGGCATTCACAACCTGCATGATTTTAACTGTGGTCTAAAAGCCTACAAAAAGGAAGTTGTTAAAAATATCGAAGTGTATGGTGAAATGCATCGTTATATACCTGTAATTGCAAAATGGGCAGGATTTACAAATATACAAGAACAGATCGTACAGCATTATCCACGAAAATATGGTACAACCAAATTCGGCCCAGGCCGCTTTGTGAAAGGTTTTCTCGATTTATTGTCCATATTTTTTGTCGGTAAGTTTTCGAAAAGGCCGATGCATTTTTTTGGGGTTATGGGCGTTATTAGTTTTCTGGCAGGTTTATTTATATCTATTTATCTAATTTGCCATAAATTGATAAGTATTGCCAGCGGAACACCTTTTAGAGATATAACAGATCAACCATTGTTTTTCTTTGCGCTAACCGCTATTATTTTGGGAACGCAATTATTTCTGACAGGTTTCTTGGCAGAATTAGTCTCTAGAAGCAGCTCCGATCGGAATGATTATCAAATTGAGAAAGTCATTTAA
- a CDS encoding ABC transporter permease: MLFFRLILESCQFAFSALKDNRTRTLLSLLGVTIGIFTIIGVFSAVDTLRNNIEESVKKIGSKTLYIEKWPWDGGPNFPWWKYLNRPEPTYNNYLDLKSRMTTAEYMAYMINIGNTTIKYKSNSAQGSSVNAATYENLYIQNLNIVDGRYFAESESRGGALVTVLGANIAEGLFPNDEPVGKYINMLGRKIQVIGVLKKEGNGVLINTSPDDTAFIPFELARNLVNYDNFSPSIAMVIKPNYTLAEAESEAKTLMRSIRRISPQREENFSINQTTMITGALDQLFGIINLAGFSIGIFSILVGGFGIANIMFVSVKERTHIIGIQKALGAKNFFILSQFLIESIVLCLLGGGIGLIVVYFLAFLVQAATGVAIVVSLKMVILTISLSTFIGLISGIVPALMASRLDPVEAIRSN, from the coding sequence ATGCTATTCTTTAGATTGATATTGGAGAGTTGTCAGTTTGCTTTTTCGGCATTAAAAGACAATCGTACACGCACCCTACTGTCGCTGTTAGGTGTGACCATTGGTATTTTTACGATTATTGGCGTATTCTCCGCAGTAGATACACTTCGGAATAATATTGAGGAATCAGTAAAGAAGATAGGAAGCAAGACTCTCTACATAGAAAAATGGCCTTGGGATGGAGGACCAAATTTCCCCTGGTGGAAATACTTGAATAGACCGGAACCCACATATAATAATTACTTGGATTTAAAAAGCCGAATGACGACTGCTGAATATATGGCTTATATGATCAATATTGGCAATACGACAATAAAATATAAAAGTAATTCTGCACAGGGTTCATCGGTTAATGCCGCGACCTACGAAAACCTATATATTCAAAATTTAAATATCGTAGATGGCCGTTACTTTGCCGAAAGTGAATCGAGGGGGGGCGCCCTCGTGACTGTATTGGGGGCCAATATAGCGGAAGGACTTTTTCCTAATGATGAACCGGTTGGCAAATATATCAATATGCTAGGCCGAAAAATTCAAGTGATTGGCGTGTTAAAGAAAGAAGGAAATGGTGTATTAATCAATACCTCACCTGATGATACCGCCTTTATTCCATTTGAGCTCGCGAGGAATTTGGTCAATTATGATAATTTTTCACCAAGTATAGCGATGGTTATTAAACCGAACTATACGCTGGCCGAGGCAGAGAGTGAAGCAAAGACACTTATGCGTTCAATTCGCCGTATATCTCCTCAGCGGGAGGAAAATTTTTCTATTAATCAGACAACAATGATTACAGGTGCATTGGATCAGCTCTTTGGAATAATTAATCTTGCGGGTTTTTCGATTGGTATTTTTTCAATCCTAGTCGGTGGTTTCGGTATTGCCAATATCATGTTTGTTAGCGTTAAGGAGCGTACACACATCATCGGAATTCAAAAGGCGCTGGGAGCCAAAAATTTCTTTATACTTTCGCAGTTTTTAATAGAATCTATCGTGCTCTGCCTCTTGGGGGGAGGAATAGGTCTGATCGTTGTATATTTTTTAGCATTTCTTGTGCAGGCTGCGACTGGTGTTGCTATCGTCGTTAGTTTGAAAATGGTTATCCTGACAATTTCACTCTCTACTTTTATTGGGCTAATATCCGGCATTGTTCCTGCCTTAATGGCCTCTCGATTGGATCCCGTGGAAGCTATCCGAAGCAATTAA
- a CDS encoding glycosyltransferase, whose amino-acid sequence MRIVILGSAYPLRGGGIASFNERLASHFQQLGHEVDIYSFSLQYPNFLFPGKSQYSDESAPEGLHIKTKVNSINPFNWISVGKELRNAKYDLLIVRFWMPFFGPCLGTIQRQVRKNRHTKIVCIADNIIPHEQRLGDKFLIRYFLKSVDACLTMSKSVLEDLKLLSPKMPAVYTPHPLYDNYGTHQSKKEARRLLNIHQEDKVILFFGFIRQYKGLDILLQALTDARLREMGVKLLLAGEFYDDPALYLDLIKKYKLEEFILMHTDFIPNQEVGRYFSAADCVVLPYRSATQSGITQVAYHFDLPMIVSNVGGLPELVQDSYVGYVVEPKAEEIAERIFSFYHYNKEEQFRTNIIDEKRKFSWETFSDELLKLAH is encoded by the coding sequence ATGCGCATTGTGATTTTAGGATCTGCTTATCCATTAAGGGGTGGTGGGATAGCGTCTTTTAATGAACGGTTAGCATCTCACTTTCAGCAGTTAGGCCATGAAGTGGATATCTACTCGTTCAGTCTGCAGTATCCAAATTTTCTTTTTCCGGGAAAGTCACAATACTCGGATGAGTCTGCTCCAGAGGGACTTCATATCAAAACAAAAGTAAATTCTATCAATCCATTTAATTGGATTAGTGTGGGCAAGGAACTTAGAAATGCCAAATATGATCTCCTTATCGTACGATTTTGGATGCCTTTTTTTGGGCCGTGTTTGGGAACCATCCAGCGACAGGTTCGGAAGAATAGGCATACTAAAATAGTATGTATCGCTGATAATATAATTCCCCATGAACAGCGACTAGGAGATAAGTTCTTGATCCGGTACTTTTTGAAATCTGTTGATGCTTGTCTCACCATGAGTAAAAGCGTTCTGGAAGATCTCAAATTGTTAAGCCCGAAAATGCCTGCGGTGTATACCCCTCATCCCCTTTATGATAACTATGGCACTCATCAAAGTAAAAAGGAAGCTCGTAGACTACTTAATATTCATCAAGAGGATAAAGTGATCCTGTTCTTTGGATTTATTCGTCAGTACAAAGGTTTAGATATTTTGTTGCAAGCTTTAACCGATGCCAGGTTGCGTGAGATGGGGGTTAAATTATTGCTTGCTGGGGAATTTTATGATGACCCGGCACTATACTTGGATCTTATAAAGAAGTATAAGCTCGAAGAGTTTATTCTTATGCATACTGATTTTATTCCAAATCAAGAGGTTGGGCGTTATTTTTCAGCTGCGGATTGTGTCGTGTTACCTTATCGTAGCGCTACGCAAAGTGGGATCACCCAAGTTGCTTATCATTTCGATCTTCCAATGATTGTGAGTAATGTCGGTGGATTGCCCGAATTGGTTCAAGATAGCTATGTTGGTTATGTTGTCGAGCCCAAAGCGGAGGAAATCGCAGAACGCATTTTTTCTTTTTACCATTACAACAAAGAAGAACAATTTAGAACAAATATCATAGACGAAAAAAGAAAATTTAGCTGGGAAACTTTCAGTGATGAACTTCTTAAATTGGCCCATTGA
- a CDS encoding DUF2851 family protein — MLVTENLMQFIWKLRLFRANGLNSTDGGALAVVQVGQYNTDSGPDFLMSHIRYGDKDWFGHVEIHVQSSDWDRHAHQEDVTYNNVILHVVWKNDKVIYRNDGTSIPTLLLSNYVDKNLLEKYANMMNTKSWIPCEYQIRPINILKKSMWLNTLSIERLEMKVQRIFVILKHFDTDWEKTFWVWMCRSMGLKVNADTFQEFGEKLPLHILKKYRSNLFKTEAIFFGISGLLLSRPTSGYVKRLVDEFKYQQHIHDIEIVFGVWKRLRMRPYNFPERRIAQLVVLFSKNELGVAKLLAVDSLEAARELFKIEPSGDFWESHFCLGTKDKAKKCAWIGKETVDLLVINVVVVFLFSYGKYFGIQSYIEKALQLLEELPAEKNNIVRQFAKYDWDVKDAGKTQGMLQLKQFYCDRKRCLQCRIGMEILKGS; from the coding sequence ATGTTAGTTACAGAAAACTTAATGCAGTTTATCTGGAAACTTCGGCTATTCCGTGCAAATGGGTTAAATTCCACAGATGGTGGGGCCCTAGCCGTCGTTCAAGTGGGGCAATACAATACAGATTCTGGCCCCGATTTTCTCATGTCGCACATTAGATATGGAGATAAGGATTGGTTTGGTCATGTAGAAATACATGTTCAATCATCAGATTGGGATCGACATGCTCATCAAGAAGATGTCACTTACAATAACGTGATCTTACATGTTGTTTGGAAAAATGATAAAGTTATCTACCGAAATGATGGAACATCTATTCCTACTTTACTACTTTCGAACTACGTAGATAAAAATTTATTGGAAAAATATGCCAATATGATGAATACCAAAAGCTGGATTCCATGCGAGTATCAGATTAGGCCTATCAATATCTTAAAAAAATCAATGTGGCTGAATACCCTGTCAATTGAGCGTTTGGAAATGAAAGTTCAGCGGATTTTCGTAATTCTGAAACATTTTGACACTGATTGGGAAAAAACCTTCTGGGTATGGATGTGTAGATCTATGGGGTTAAAAGTTAACGCTGATACTTTTCAAGAATTCGGTGAAAAACTGCCTTTGCATATTCTAAAAAAATACCGTTCAAACTTATTTAAAACGGAAGCTATTTTTTTTGGTATCAGTGGTTTATTGCTCAGTAGACCAACTAGTGGGTATGTGAAGCGATTAGTAGACGAATTTAAATACCAACAGCATATTCACGATATAGAAATCGTTTTTGGTGTATGGAAGAGGTTGAGGATGAGACCTTACAATTTCCCCGAACGACGGATTGCTCAGTTAGTTGTTTTATTCAGTAAGAACGAGTTGGGGGTGGCAAAGCTTTTGGCCGTAGATAGCTTGGAGGCGGCGAGAGAATTGTTTAAAATAGAACCTTCAGGTGATTTTTGGGAATCACATTTTTGTTTAGGCACAAAAGACAAAGCTAAAAAATGTGCTTGGATCGGGAAAGAAACTGTTGATCTTCTGGTAATTAATGTAGTTGTCGTATTCCTTTTTTCATATGGAAAATATTTTGGCATTCAGTCCTATATTGAAAAGGCTTTACAGTTATTGGAGGAGCTTCCTGCTGAAAAAAATAATATCGTGCGGCAATTTGCTAAATATGATTGGGATGTTAAAGATGCAGGCAAGACGCAGGGAATGTTGCAGCTGAAGCAGTTTTACTGCGATAGGAAACGTTGTCTTCAGTGCAGAATCGGTATGGAGATTTTAAAAGGTAGCTAG
- a CDS encoding lmo0937 family membrane protein, with the protein MGNLLYIIAVILVIIWAISFFGGYAAGNNIIHVLLVIAIIVVLLRVIRGNA; encoded by the coding sequence ATGGGAAATTTACTGTATATCATCGCTGTTATTTTGGTTATCATTTGGGCGATAAGTTTTTTTGGAGGTTATGCAGCTGGCAATAACATTATTCACGTCCTTTTGGTCATTGCAATTATTGTGGTATTATTGCGTGTCATCCGTGGTAACGCGTAA
- a CDS encoding dihydroorotase translates to MKSLLITSVKVILPGNKFHQQQVDVFIEEGKIAQIGKSVKLADKDRETLDGSGKILAPGFFDLHANFGEPGLETKEDILSGTAAAAAGGFTGVAVMPNTEPAIQSRSEVALIVNTAKGNIVDVHPIGAISKKREGKELAELFDMKQTGAVAFSDGNRSVQQAGLMSRALLYAKGFNGLIFSHAEDESMAGGNKMNEGAMSTYLGMKGIPNLAESLMVSRDLYLAEYTGAPIHFASISTPEAVDLIKKAKAKGLQVTCDVAAHQLVFTDEDIVGFDSNYKVSPPLRTKADLKVLLKGIKDGTIDAVVSQHTPQEIEFKNVEFHIAKNGIIGLQTVLPLLIRAGLNEEQIVNSLSVRPRQILGLEVPQIEEGAEANLVLFDTSKAWNFDEKTNKSKSKNSPLFGKTLNGAVELVINNSQIIKND, encoded by the coding sequence ATGAAAAGCTTATTGATTACTTCTGTTAAAGTAATTTTACCTGGAAATAAATTTCATCAGCAGCAAGTGGATGTATTTATTGAAGAGGGAAAGATTGCACAGATTGGAAAATCTGTCAAATTAGCGGATAAAGATCGTGAGACCCTCGATGGCTCCGGAAAAATTTTAGCGCCTGGTTTTTTTGACTTACATGCTAATTTTGGAGAGCCTGGGCTAGAAACCAAAGAAGATATCTTAAGCGGAACAGCAGCAGCAGCTGCAGGTGGCTTCACTGGGGTAGCCGTGATGCCTAATACCGAGCCAGCTATTCAAAGCCGTTCAGAGGTCGCTCTAATTGTCAATACTGCGAAAGGAAATATTGTGGATGTACATCCTATTGGTGCTATCAGCAAAAAGAGAGAAGGCAAAGAATTGGCCGAATTATTTGATATGAAGCAAACCGGGGCTGTTGCTTTTAGTGATGGAAACAGGAGTGTTCAACAAGCGGGACTAATGAGCAGAGCATTGTTGTATGCTAAGGGGTTTAATGGATTAATTTTTTCGCATGCTGAAGATGAGTCGATGGCAGGAGGAAACAAGATGAATGAAGGGGCTATGAGTACTTATTTAGGTATGAAGGGCATTCCAAACCTTGCCGAATCATTAATGGTTTCGCGCGACCTCTATCTAGCAGAATATACAGGAGCTCCTATTCATTTTGCTTCCATAAGCACACCAGAAGCTGTTGATCTGATAAAAAAAGCAAAAGCAAAAGGTCTTCAAGTCACTTGCGATGTTGCCGCACATCAATTGGTGTTTACTGACGAAGATATTGTTGGTTTCGATAGCAATTACAAGGTTAGCCCCCCATTAAGAACGAAAGCAGATCTTAAGGTATTACTTAAAGGAATCAAGGATGGAACTATTGATGCTGTTGTCTCGCAACATACACCGCAAGAAATAGAATTCAAAAATGTCGAATTCCATATTGCTAAAAATGGCATTATTGGTTTGCAGACAGTGCTGCCGCTGTTGATTCGTGCCGGATTGAACGAAGAACAAATTGTAAATAGCCTGTCCGTCAGACCAAGGCAAATTTTAGGACTTGAAGTACCTCAGATTGAAGAGGGAGCAGAAGCCAATCTTGTTTTATTTGACACATCGAAAGCATGGAATTTCGATGAGAAAACCAATAAATCCAAATCAAAAAATTCACCTTTATTCGGAAAGACCTTAAACGGTGCTGTCGAATTGGTCATCAATAATAGTCAAATTATTAAAAACGATTAA
- a CDS encoding UbiX family flavin prenyltransferase, whose product MSKRKIVIAITGASGSIYAKVLLRKLLVLKTQIAEVGIVMSNNAKDVWRAELGDESYQDVPFKFYDKGDFFAPFASGSARYDTMIVCPCSMGTLSRIAHGISSDLTTRAADVILKERRRLILVTRETPLSIIHIQNMKLVTEAGGIICPASPSFYSLPKTLEEVAETVVDRILSLAGFDFKHYQWGENS is encoded by the coding sequence ATGTCTAAAAGGAAGATAGTTATAGCCATTACGGGAGCTAGTGGCTCAATTTATGCTAAAGTTTTACTTAGGAAGCTGTTGGTATTAAAAACACAAATCGCGGAAGTTGGTATTGTTATGTCGAATAATGCGAAGGATGTATGGCGTGCGGAATTAGGCGATGAAAGTTACCAGGATGTACCTTTCAAATTTTATGATAAAGGAGATTTTTTTGCTCCTTTTGCATCGGGGTCCGCTCGCTATGATACCATGATTGTATGTCCTTGTTCGATGGGTACATTGTCGCGAATAGCGCATGGCATATCCTCAGATCTCACAACACGCGCTGCTGATGTCATCTTAAAAGAGCGGCGACGACTGATTTTGGTTACACGTGAGACACCTTTAAGTATCATTCACATTCAGAATATGAAATTGGTGACAGAGGCAGGTGGCATCATTTGTCCGGCATCGCCTTCATTTTATAGTTTGCCAAAGACGCTTGAAGAGGTAGCAGAAACCGTTGTCGATCGTATTTTGAGTCTTGCCGGATTCGACTTTAAGCATTATCAGTGGGGAGAAAATTCCTAG
- the queA gene encoding tRNA preQ1(34) S-adenosylmethionine ribosyltransferase-isomerase QueA, which yields MKLSQFKFNLPESLLASEPSENRDESRLMVLHRDSGKIEHKIFKDVLDYFDDKDVMILNNTKVFPARLYGNKEKTGATIEVFLLRELNNELRLWDVLVDPARKIRVGNKLYFGDEDLLVAEVVDNTTSRGRTIRFLFDGTDEEFRRNIEILGETPLPKYIKRKATPEDKFRYQTIYAKNEGAVAAPTAGLHFSRELMKRLELKGVDFAEVTLHVGLGTFRTVEVEDLTKHKMDSEQFIITDEAAKVVNKAIDNKRRVCAVGTTSMRAIESSVSADHHLKAASDWTSKFIYPPYDFSIANSMITNFHTPESTLLVMIAAFAGYENVMNAYEVAVKEKYRFYSYGDAMLIV from the coding sequence ATGAAGTTATCTCAATTTAAATTCAACTTACCAGAATCATTACTTGCTTCTGAACCTTCTGAAAATCGTGACGAATCGCGCTTGATGGTCCTACACAGAGATAGTGGTAAAATTGAACACAAAATTTTCAAAGATGTATTGGATTATTTCGATGACAAAGATGTCATGATTTTAAACAATACTAAAGTTTTTCCAGCGCGTCTTTATGGTAATAAAGAGAAAACTGGAGCTACGATTGAAGTTTTCTTGCTGCGTGAATTGAACAATGAGCTTCGCCTTTGGGATGTATTGGTCGATCCTGCACGCAAAATTCGTGTTGGCAATAAATTATATTTCGGCGATGAAGACTTGCTGGTTGCTGAAGTAGTGGATAATACAACCTCTCGGGGCCGTACGATCCGGTTTTTATTTGATGGTACCGATGAAGAGTTCCGCCGTAATATCGAGATCTTAGGTGAAACACCACTACCTAAATACATCAAGCGTAAAGCTACACCAGAAGACAAGTTCCGCTACCAAACTATTTACGCAAAGAATGAAGGGGCTGTTGCCGCTCCTACGGCTGGACTTCATTTCTCTAGAGAATTGATGAAACGCTTAGAATTGAAAGGCGTTGATTTTGCAGAGGTTACTCTTCACGTTGGCCTTGGAACTTTTCGTACTGTTGAAGTGGAAGATTTAACTAAACATAAAATGGATTCTGAACAGTTTATCATAACTGATGAAGCTGCAAAAGTTGTTAATAAAGCTATCGACAATAAACGTCGCGTATGTGCTGTAGGAACGACTTCCATGCGGGCAATAGAATCTTCTGTTTCTGCTGACCATCATTTAAAGGCGGCGTCGGATTGGACAAGTAAGTTTATTTATCCGCCTTACGATTTCAGTATTGCAAATTCCATGATCACGAATTTCCATACACCGGAATCCACTTTGCTCGTGATGATTGCCGCATTTGCAGGTTATGAAAATGTAATGAATGCATATGAAGTTGCTGTGAAGGAAAAATATAGATTCTATAGCTACGGCGATGCGATGTTGATCGTTTAA
- a CDS encoding MBL fold metallo-hydrolase: MRVTFLGTGTSQGVPVIACQCQVCQSEDQRDKRLRSSILIEYNQHTVVVDTGPDFRYQMLREKVMHLDAVLMTHSHKDHIAGLDDVRAFNYQQHSSISIYGTADLHEALRREFYYAFTETKYPGAPRLDLEEIRAGASFPLFGTEIMPIEVLHYKMPVLGFRIGEFAYITDAKFISEESRQLLKGVKVLVVNALQKESHISHLTLDEAIEFAYDIQADKTYFTHIGHRMGLHEIVSKELPKNMLLAYDRLQLEIS, from the coding sequence TTGAGAGTTACATTTTTAGGAACCGGAACATCCCAGGGGGTACCTGTCATAGCGTGCCAATGTCAGGTCTGCCAATCGGAAGATCAGCGTGATAAGAGATTACGTTCTTCTATTCTTATTGAGTATAATCAACATACAGTAGTGGTAGACACTGGTCCCGATTTCCGGTATCAGATGTTACGTGAGAAAGTTATGCACTTGGATGCTGTTTTAATGACACACTCGCATAAAGACCATATTGCCGGTTTGGACGATGTAAGAGCGTTTAATTATCAGCAGCATAGTTCTATTTCCATTTACGGTACAGCTGATCTACACGAAGCGCTAAGGCGCGAATTTTATTATGCCTTCACTGAAACGAAATACCCGGGAGCTCCGAGGTTGGATTTGGAGGAGATAAGGGCTGGTGCTTCTTTTCCTTTATTCGGAACGGAAATCATGCCTATCGAGGTACTTCATTACAAAATGCCAGTCTTGGGTTTCAGGATCGGAGAGTTTGCATATATCACCGATGCAAAATTTATCAGTGAAGAATCACGACAGCTATTGAAAGGTGTTAAAGTACTTGTTGTAAACGCACTCCAGAAAGAATCTCATATTTCGCATTTAACCTTGGACGAAGCGATTGAATTTGCCTACGATATTCAGGCAGATAAAACTTATTTTACACATATAGGACATCGAATGGGATTGCATGAAATTGTTTCGAAAGAATTGCCAAAAAACATGTTGCTGGCCTACGACAGGTTACAGCTGGAGATCAGCTAA
- a CDS encoding ankyrin repeat domain-containing protein, which produces MSLSILEQYIEQGKSHDIDLLLIGNPELLQETTSHGISPLLLACYYNKPQIIRVLLQHTKSMTIHEACAAGLTSYLEAIISQVPSVINEWSSQGFTPLTLATYFNKVDIVRLLLSKRANPNTVTKNEQLTTALHIAASNNNEEIGKLLIDAGANVNAIQATGETPLHFAAQYGNIDFIVALLENGADTRIINSAGLSPMDLAYEKGHKEIAEILKN; this is translated from the coding sequence ATGAGCCTCTCTATTTTAGAACAATACATAGAACAAGGAAAAAGCCACGACATTGATCTGTTATTAATTGGAAATCCAGAACTTTTACAGGAAACAACAAGTCATGGGATTTCGCCACTTCTATTAGCATGCTATTACAACAAACCTCAGATCATACGGGTACTTTTACAACATACCAAGTCCATGACTATACATGAGGCTTGTGCTGCAGGATTAACATCCTATCTTGAGGCTATTATTTCGCAGGTCCCTTCTGTAATCAATGAATGGTCATCGCAGGGTTTTACGCCATTGACCTTAGCTACATATTTCAACAAAGTAGACATTGTTCGTTTATTGCTATCCAAACGTGCAAATCCAAACACCGTAACCAAAAATGAACAACTCACTACAGCATTGCATATTGCCGCCTCAAACAACAATGAAGAAATTGGGAAATTGCTTATCGATGCGGGCGCCAATGTCAATGCTATTCAGGCCACAGGCGAAACTCCGCTTCATTTTGCTGCCCAATATGGTAACATCGATTTTATCGTTGCCTTACTTGAAAATGGAGCAGACACAAGAATAATCAATAGTGCCGGATTATCACCAATGGATCTAGCGTATGAAAAAGGTCATAAAGAGATTGCAGAAATTTTAAAAAACTAG
- the ispD gene encoding 2-C-methyl-D-erythritol 4-phosphate cytidylyltransferase: MNFVIIVAAGTGSRMNSDLPKQFLCLNELPIVMHTINRFCQSKIVSEVILVISKVMEGLWNELCSEHNFTLPIHLTYGGRTRFESVKNGINYIEENFKIGSEDYIAVHDAARPIITEDLINKAFEGAYDHQAIVLGKKSIESVRMGDVSFNSAVARNHIWLIQTPQVFHGELLLKSYQQVEDPLFTDDASVVEKMGNSIAIIEGDAKNIKITYPQDLQIAQLYLNLI; the protein is encoded by the coding sequence ATGAACTTTGTCATTATCGTTGCAGCCGGAACAGGAAGCAGAATGAATAGCGATCTTCCAAAGCAGTTTCTTTGCTTAAATGAACTGCCTATTGTCATGCATACAATTAATCGATTTTGTCAATCTAAGATTGTATCGGAAGTAATACTAGTGATCAGTAAGGTAATGGAGGGATTGTGGAATGAATTGTGTTCGGAGCATAACTTTACTTTACCTATCCATCTCACTTATGGTGGTCGAACCCGATTCGAAAGTGTTAAAAATGGGATTAATTACATTGAGGAAAATTTTAAAATCGGTTCAGAAGATTATATAGCAGTACACGATGCGGCGCGGCCTATCATTACTGAAGACCTTATAAACAAAGCATTTGAGGGAGCCTATGATCATCAAGCGATTGTATTAGGGAAAAAGAGTATTGAATCCGTCCGGATGGGAGATGTATCCTTTAATTCGGCTGTAGCTAGAAATCATATTTGGTTAATACAGACTCCGCAGGTATTTCATGGAGAGTTGCTATTAAAATCCTATCAGCAAGTGGAAGATCCCCTTTTTACGGATGATGCGTCTGTGGTAGAGAAGATGGGCAACAGTATCGCTATTATAGAAGGTGATGCTAAAAATATAAAGATCACCTACCCTCAAGATCTACAAATTGCCCAGCTCTATTTAAATTTGATTTGA